ACAGCTACCATCGTCCCTGTGCCCAAGAAGAGCACAGTGAGCTGCCTGAATGACTATCACCCTGTTGCACTAACCCCCATTATAACCAAATGCTTTGAAATACTAATATCTTCCCATATTAAGTCTGCTATTCCTGCTGACCTTGATCCACATCAGTTTGCATACAAGGCAAACAGGTCAACAGAAGACGCCGTCATCACATCTCTCCACCCAGCCCTCACACACCTGAAAGGGAGTAACACCTACGTGAGAATGCTGTTTGTGGATTTCAGCTCCGCCTTCAATACAGTTCTTCCTCACAAACTGGTTATGAAGTTGAGCAATCTGGGGCTCAGCACCTCACTGTGTTCCTGGATACTGGATTTTCTCAGTAACAGACCCCAGAATGTCAGGATCAGAGATCACATCTCCTCCACTCTCATCCTGAACACCGGCAATCCTCAGGGGTGTGACCTCAGCCCCCTTCTCTACTCCCTGTTCACACACAACTGCTGTCCTGTTCACTCCACCAACACCATTGTTAAGTTTGTGGATAAAACCACCATCATAGGACTGATCAGAGACAACGATGAATCAGCCTACAGGGAGGAAGTCCAGCATCTGCAACGATGGTGTCATCACAACAACCTGAGCGTCAACACTGGAAAGACCAAGGAGATGATAGTGGACTTTAGAAGAGCAAAGCAAactgataataataatgcattaattttatatagcgcttttctggacactcaaagacgctttgaGTCGCCCCAACTACTGTTTGACAAACTGACCccctctaccaactgagctactgtcaccccAACTACTGTTTGACAAATTGAGCACTCTGCCCTCTAAATTGATGGGGAGGAGATAGAGAGAGTGGAGAGCTTCAAATTCTTTGAGGTCCACAACTCTGAAGACTTCACATGGTCCACCCACATCTCACATCAGGTGGGGAAGGCCCAACAGAGACTGTACTTTCTCAGGAAGCTGCGTCTATTTTATTGTCACCCACTGTGTGCACTACAgctgttaaagggcaactccggttttttgacacctggaccttatttataggtgtgtgcatgctcatatactcactcagacaaacatggtgcagctcggagtcctccagaagttatttagatccaaccgatttagcgggggccacggcaagggagcttcagcgcgggacgaaggcccaatcccaattctctgcttaatcctcactcctcaaccttgatcctcaatctcaaattaagtgcctcctaaaaatgagtgttaaggaatgtaaagtcacttggaaatgggacaacctttaaagacagttacgtcctcggaccacagggggcagcactgcacaagagggtagaagaaagccagaagtgcagTGTTTAAGGCAGCTGCGGCCGTGGCGGCTGCgtccgtggcggcggcggcgggcttgGGGGGGGtggagtttttggaccgtggggaGGGTGCTACTAGAGGCTAGCGCGAtgcttctttggaccgtccgaaggagagagagagcgcacacgcgtggagtgctgttttcttatttatttttttcctctccgttgTCTGGGCGCTGCAGAATTGTAAGTAAtgtgccctgcattagaaatgtttaacattttgcatgtgtgaccttgttaataaatgcattcaactgaattttcttgatttctttctaatagcctttgtaaatattatctgtaatagaaacttaatacaattactcccaaagtaatatacacatttttttattaataaaataacagcaaaacaaactatttaacaagcattctgggttatccttaactccaagggAGGGCTCGTacaatctcaaaattaagggagataacgcccCTTCATCTcactcctttcctcaacttgtttaggaatgggacaacacttaaaggtggaatacaggattttgatttctgggtggatcacctaaataattggttggtctgtttgtcaatcaatctgacgagctggtttcaTAAGGCGGTTccacgtgcttgcgcccaataagcttctcccttttgcgcatgcgcattcagagtgtttatgtacccggtgagcttctgagctagtacttaccgatggcgagtctgacataatgaaactgtaactgtttcggaaaacaagctttatgtatgagcgaggccgatcgcagaaactgtaaacagagccgtgcacgtctggagaagaggagatcgcgcttgcatgcttccgcgtttcctgggagaagcaggatagccgggcggatggtctggcgcatgcacattgttcaaaaagtgagtaatagacgtttggcttcatcttttcgagaaaatcctgtattaaacctttaacttcacgggagcacGCATTTTGAgaaatgaggagtaagattgaggattaagcagagaattgggattcgcccataatctctgcaaaattgTGCTatcataatctctgcaaaatcgtgttatcataaagtcagctcgtctaccgtcttcaggtggatcagctgacagttttcgctaacttagccacaattagctcagatgggaacattggagctcctctccccagcagagaggcattCTGAGTcggctctgatgggatctgctgcacttggctcttctctgacactgtgctaacttagccacaatgtGGAACAGgcttactcctctgtctctggtttgagttctctccctttgtgaAATGGAAATCTCAGAATTGCCCCGGAAAATGGTGGAAGCGGCGCCTAGTAGGAGCAGCAGCTAGCAAGAGCAGCGGCTAGCAGTAGCAGCGGCTAGCGGTAGCAGCTACCAGTAGCGGTGGGTAGCAGCGGCGGAAAATGTCTGCGGACCGGGGAGGGGGGAGCAGTCCGTTCGGGGGGCTTGCGCTCTCCAGCCCGAGGGggtgcatgcgtgcatgtgttggaatccagtcgcgggccggattggatgGTTCGGCAGGCCagatttggcccgcgggccgccagttgccgaccacTGCTCTGGAGTCTCTGGGGTAAGCGAAATATTTCTCTACTCTTGATTTCAACTCAGGTTAttggcaggtggaggtggctgAACATGACAAACATAAGACAGCATTCAGTACTCGCATGGGGGTTTTTGAGGCTAACAAAATGCCTTTTGGACAGCTGAATGCTCACTCCACCTTTCAGAGATTAATGACATGCTGCTTTGGAGATCTGAATTTTACTCATCTCCTAATCTGCCTGGATGATCTGTCCATCTTTTCTAAGACCTTTCCCGAGCATCTAGAGAGGTTACAGGTGGTGTTTGACCGCCTGAATCAGCATGGTTTGAAGTTAAAGCCTTCCAAGTGCCAGCTTGTTAGGGAAGAAGTGCAGAACTTAGGCCACCTGGTGTCTACCGAGGGATCAGGAAGGATCCAGATAAAATCAATAAACTCAAGGACTGGGCCAAGCCTGCCAGTTGTAAAGAAGTACTGCAGTTTCTGGGCTTTGCAGGCTACAACAGGCGGTATGTGAAGAACTATTGTTCCTTGGCAGCCCTTTGTATCGCCTCACCTCTGATGAccacaaatgaaagaaaagggggaaaaaggTGGTCTCAGACACACCCTTTGAGTAGACTGAGTACTGTGAGGGGGCATTTCAGTCTCTGAAGGACAGGCTGATGACGGCATCAGTGTTAGGCTGCCCAGACTACAGTCGTCCCTTTGTGCTTCAGACTGATGTATCTGGGGGGGGgttactcggttcaaacagaacgtcaaacatgaagctccgggtacattatccacctctaacctgtctgtcaccataatcacacagtttgtcctccaatctctcgcctgctacgtgaggagaagcggcgcacaaaaaaaactgtgcaaatcatcGCGCCCCGAGAGGCCGACTTGGCTAGGTGCTGACTTGGCTAGATGCCGACTTCACtaggtgccgacttgactgtatcccgggggcggtgtCGAGTTGGGCAGGGCcaacttggattggtgccgacctgactgtaatcccaTCCAAACACTACAAGAAACACAATGCAGATCTACAAAGGTTTTGTGGAGAGGTGCCTGGCATAGAGTGGACACGCAGTACAACTGGCCACACAGTACAACTGGGTTACACATGTAACACAGTAACactagcctggcatgccagactgactttatttatgtattacacacatataaagacagtcTGGTACCCCGCAATCggggcagcatttcaaactggCAACGAGAGGGGGGACTATTGAGtggagagaaccaatccaagaaacaaggctgtgatGCAACCACAATGCGCTATACACAGCGCTCTGTTGCAGTCATTTTGttgtccaaaacatgggatctGCATGGCATGTGGTTGAGACAACTCTTCGGTGAATgacttctgctgtttttgtcGTACAAATCTACGAGTGGGGAGAGTGGTGAATACGTCtgttttacccccaaattccaccagACGCTAAAGCGCCACGCCggcgtcttgttcctgaagtcaacgGACACTGggggcgcagcgccacgccgaGCCGTTTCAAAGCGGCGGCGCAGAAAAGAGACCTGAAGCCAATCACCAGTGCTGTGGCGTGTGGCATGTGGTTGAGACAACTCTTCGGTGAATgacttctgctgtttttgtcGTACAAATCTACGAGTGGGGAGAGTGGTGAATACGTCtgttttacccccaaattccaccagACGCTAAAGCGCCACGCCggcgtcttgttcctgaagtcaacgGACACTGggggcgcagcgccacgccgaGCCGTTTCAAAGCGGCGGCGCAGAAAAGAGACCTGAAGCCAATCACCAGTGCTGTGGCGTGCGCTGGTGATCCGTCGTAACACTGGCACTTCTGGGACATGGGGCGGCACTGGTGGAATTTGTCTCATAGAAGAGAATGGGATCTAAGTGCTGGGCAGTACGTTTCAAGGCGCTTTCGCATCCGGTGGAATTTAGGGATtggaaagaaaagccttcagagcagattcttgctgtggtttcagcgacAAATTAAGTTCGTTCAAAATTTAAGACGGAGCCGTGGTAAGACCTCGCTGTGTTGCGGCCACCATCATgattgttttgggggggggggggggcagaagtTTGCCAGGCAGAAATCAGATTCAAACCGTGCAGTCccagactgtttccccatgtatcTCTGATCATGGacagacagtctggcgtgccaggctacaGTAACACAGTGCAGATATGCAGCAAGATGAGTCTTCCAGTCCTAACTTATTACAAAGTAAATCTGGTGTCATGGTAGAAAAATTGCAAAATCCGTTAGCTTTTTTCAGTTCATTGCCCTGCAGTCAGCTATAGCTTATTCTATTGCTGCAGCTCTTAGTTTACATGTGGGGCAGAGGCACTGTGTGGTTTCTGGTTTTGCAGGTGGTGGCACAGACTGTTTTATTCTCTGTGTCCTTTCTGATTGATTCTTGGCTTggctttttacattttccactgtAATCACCATGAGATGATATCTGCAGCCCATTGAAGTTTCTCAGGCTAGACGTTTTTGTGTCTCCCAGGACATCAAGAACAAGAGAAGGTACCAGGAGACAGGGCGGTACACCAAGAGATGTGAGAGGTCAACAGCTCAGCAGAAGGACATTCGCATTCTGTGcctatacgaggggggacccaaaagaaaccggaatttggttgtaactttttatttcttacatttcaaaataaaacaccactgtcgccttcaaaataatctccattcgcatTAATGCAATGCTCCAGCCGTGTTTCCCACTGTGTCAGCAAACTCCTGCGTAATTGTGCCTTTAAGGGTCttgcacctcctccacatctgcaaaccgctgtcccttcagctgcttcttcaacttggggaacaagaaaaagtcacacggGGCCAGATCCGGTGAACAATTTGGATCGGAGAGGAGAGTCATcccattcttcgccagaaactgcgtgatgTCACCATGTTGGCAGAGACACGGCGCGGCCCCAAATCCTGGCTTATGATCCTCTGACAGGGACCACAGGAGACCCCCGTCAGATCAGCCACCTCTCCAATGCCCCGGCGTCGATCTGCCATCATAGCAGTTTCAATTTCCCCGACAATTTTggctgtgcgggaggtggagggccgtcctgatgtgggctgatcctcagtggacatctggcccttcttaaaccgcccgaaccacGAGCAGACCTGCGGCTTCCCCAGAgaatcatccttgtaggcttgctgcaacaaggtgagtgtttctgctgctgttattccaagcaaaaagcaaaatttaaTGTTCACGCGCTGCTCTAGctttccagtcaatgtcgccattgtGGAGAAATTGCAGAGGggcgctgcactctgttactatgaATAGCGCGTGCCACatgtcagtgtcactctgggatcttagatttttcacagatatgcacgaggcttacctgtagcacatctgacggccaaaAGTTGAAACtgattattagtattttatgaccaaattccagtttcttttgggtcccccctcgtactcTTCCCTGTCTCCTTTGAAAGGGATGAGTGTTGTCAGTAAAATCCAAGATGCACAAAGATTATTCCAAATGGAGACCTTCAATGAAAGATGAAtccaaaaacttttttttttttttttttttttaacacaaggACCAAAAGCAATGTCTAACCTGAACTCCAATAGTGGTGAAAAGAGGTGAAAAGAAACATGAGAGACACAGATCAAGCACATCTCAATCAGGACAAATGAACTGACAGTCCTATGGAGGGAGGATCAGCTAATGAAAGGTCGTcaggggagaagaggagagagcgagaaacAAGACATGGACTGAAACCAAAACAAGTAAATCATGACATCAGGTAAAATGAGGGAATACCAAACACGTAAAcaaggacaaacagaaaaccagcAACAGAATTATGAAATTGCACAACTGCATGTCTGGATGGTGAAAGATATTCTGTCTCATAGTCTGTCTTTGACTTGTTGTTTGGGGATTAAAGTAAAGCAGAGTTTTGTGACAATCTGAGGTCTCACAGTGATAGATCTTTAATATGATATCCATCTTGAGACTTGATGAAGTCAGTCTTCAGTTCTATCTCCTCCTTTTGCGCTCTACTTTCAAACCAGTTTCTGGGAATTGCTTTTCATACAAAAGCTTTGTGAACTGCAATTCTGGCATTATCAGTCTCTGACACTTTGTTTTGGTCTGTATGTCTAGGTTTTTGTTGAGGTTATAGCCCTGAATGACTGCCGTTCCCGACTGGAAAGGCATCACTGCCTCGTCTCTTATCAGTCTTGGGTTGACAGCCTCTCCACCTTCCAAACAGATGCTTGTTAACTTGGCTTGTAGCTCCTTCAGCTGAGACACTTCCCGCttcatctcctcttccccaACCAGACTCCTCACTTTGTGCCAGAAGGTGGCGTTAAAGTGTTCATAAATCCTCCAGTCTAAAATATTCCACCTCTTGACATTCTCAGCAGTTATCTGTGAAATAGACTTACGACTTTGGTCATGGCGACTGTTGAGTTTGAAGGAAACGACATCCTGTAGGGACCAGCAGAGAGTGTGCTTCAGCAAGATCATGGACTCGTCAAAGTATTCAGTGATAAGAATAAGGTGGAAGTCCTGTTCTATGCCAGTGATCACTTCATTAACTATCGTCTCCAGGTCTGGGGTGTCAGCTGTGGCAGTGTTGTCAAAGCCAAAGTCAAACGCGAGGTTGTTGTGAGCATAGTTGTTCAACAACGATACGTTATTCTGGCCATTGTCTAGAAAGTCCTCCAGGGATTTGGTCTCGATGAAGACTCCAAGGCCCTTATAGTAGATATACAAGGACTCCATCATCGCCACAGGATTTCTCATAATAGAAAAGTAGAACGAATCTTGGGGCATCAGTTTTTTCACCTGGAACAGAAATCAAGAGgcaaaaaatgaatgaaaataaagttcCTTTG
The sequence above is a segment of the Salarias fasciatus chromosome 14, fSalaFa1.1, whole genome shotgun sequence genome. Coding sequences within it:
- the LOC115400042 gene encoding galactose-3-O-sulfotransferase 2-like, which codes for MGFQLKDSFVQNEEAGRLKKACQPKCHIVFLKTHKTASSTIQNILYRYGESRGLTFALPRNKHNQLSYPWYFDTHFVNGVESNMPLTFDILCNHMRFRKPEVKKLMPQDSFYFSIMRNPVAMMESLYIYYKGLGVFIETKSLEDFLDNGQNNVSLLNNYAHNNLAFDFGFDNTATADTPDLETIVNEVITGIEQDFHLILITEYFDESMILLKHTLCWSLQDVVSFKLNSRHDQSRKSISQITAENVKRWNILDWRIYEHFNATFWHKVRSLVGEEEMKREVSQLKELQAKLTSICLEGGEAVNPRLIRDEAVMPFQSGTAVIQGYNLNKNLDIQTKTKCQRLIMPELQFTKLLYEKQFPETGLKVERKRRR